The Polynucleobacter sp. JS-JIR-5-A7 region TTCATTTATTCATCATTTAAGAGAAACATGATTTAAATAAAAGAGGAAATATGGAACATACCGTTTTAGTGACCGGCGCCACCGCTGGATTTGGAGAAGCAACTGCTCGACGTTTTTTGGCTCACAGCCATAAAGTCATTGCAGTCGGTAGAAGAGCGGAGCGTCTAGAGGCGCTCAAAGCATCTTTGCCAGCAGAGCAGCAGAAAAAATTATTGACTCTTGTAGTTGATGTCTGTGATAGCGCTAAAGTAGACGCATTGCCAAAAACTTTACCTGCTGACTTTGCGAATGTCACTGTACTCGTGAATAATGCCGGTCTTGCTTTAGGCTTAGAGCCTGCTTATAAAACCAGCATTTCTGATTGGGATCAAATGATTGATACCAATGTCAAAGGTTTAGTTCATATGACCCATGCGTTTTTGACAGGTATGGTTGAGCGTAAATGTGGCCATATTATTAATGTTGGCTCGGTTGCAGGTCTTTATCCTTATCCTGGAAGCAATGTGTATGGAGCTACCAAAGCATTTGTGAAGCAATTTAGTTTGAACTTGCGTGCAGACTTACTTGGTACGCGCTTACGAGTCACTTGTGTTGAGCCAGGCCTTAGCTCTGGAACTGAATACTCTAATGTTCGTTTTAAAGGCGATGATGCTAAGGCAGCAAAAGTCTATGAGAATGTACAAGCTTTGAGCTCAGACGATATTGCTGAAGCGATTTATTGGGCTGCTTTATTGCCTCCCCATATGAACATTAATGCAGTAGAAATTATGCCAATTCAGCAGTCTTTTGGAGGGACCACGATTCACCGCGGAGAGCTCTAAGCTCTAAGACTTTTTATCTTGGTCTTGCCAGCGGTAAAACTGGGGATAAATACGCATCACAACGGGGCCATTGAAATCCCAGGACTTGCAGGTGCCTAGATAGAGGGGCGGCTTATTTTCATCGGGATCAAATAGAGCCCTTGGGATCGATTGAAAAGCGGCAGTCGCCAAACTATTGAGTAGTTCGCGTAAATGGGTACAACCTGCAATGCCACCCAAGTGTGTTTGGATCGTTTTGCGCCAACCCTTACCCAAGCGCTCACCAATCAGTCCTATCATTGGAGGCATAGCTTGAGGACATTCAGGATGTGGATGACCATCCATCGCTACCTCGATATCTTGGATAACCAGTTCATCATTGAGCGTAAGACGGACCCACATGTTATGAAAAGCTTCGCCAGGTTGCCAAGTAGTTTCGCCAGTGACAAAAGGTGTTGGTTTGTAATCTTTGAGGTGACCTTCAATATCCCATAGACCATCTCCCCTTGCAAAACCATGAAAAGTAATTTCTCGAGTATGGAGTGGTGTGCGAGGTTTTGGGTTGGAGAGCATGTCGTCAATTCAATTCATATGGATAAGTCTAATGATAATGAATTCCCCGCTGTGGCAGCGGCTAGGCGGAAGTGCTCTGTAGTATGCTCTGCAGCATATGGCAAAACCGATTTCCCTTGAAAAAATTCTCTTTAGCCAAGGCTTTGGTACACGACGCTATTGCAGCGATTTGGTCTATGCCGACCTCGTGAAGGTCAACGGTGTATTAGCAGAGGATCCAGAGGAGCGCATTGCGACTGAAGGACTTGTTCTCAACGTCGAGGGTGCAGATTGGGAGTATCACGAAAAAGCGTATATCGCTTTTAATAAGCCCCCCAACTACGAGTGCTCTCATAAGACTGCGCATCACCCTAGTGTGTACAGTTTATTGCCAGCTCCTTTCGTTGAGCGGGGCTTGCAATGTGTTGGGCGTTTAGACTATGACACTACAGGGCTACTCTTGATTTCTGATGATGGTCAGTTCATTCATAAAATGACAACGCCAAAAAAGAATATCGGCAAAGTCTATGAAATCACAACACCAGAACCAATTACACAATCTCAAATCGATCACCTGATGAATGGCGTCGTTCTAGATGATGATCCAAAGCCATGTTATGCCACCGCTTGTAAGCAGCTTTCCGAGCATGTCTTAGCAATGACAATTGTGGAGGGTCGGTATCATCAGGTAAAGCGTATGATGGCTGCAGTGGGTAATCATGTGGCCAAGTTGCATCGCGCTGAAATCGGCGCTTATGTCATGCCAGCAGATCTCGCTGAGGGTCAATGGCGTTGGCTTGATGCAGAGGATTTGAAATGCTTATCGCAAAGTGTGAAGCTTAAATGAGTCAGCAGGCTTTAACAATCGACTTTGACTT contains the following coding sequences:
- a CDS encoding SDR family NAD(P)-dependent oxidoreductase gives rise to the protein MEHTVLVTGATAGFGEATARRFLAHSHKVIAVGRRAERLEALKASLPAEQQKKLLTLVVDVCDSAKVDALPKTLPADFANVTVLVNNAGLALGLEPAYKTSISDWDQMIDTNVKGLVHMTHAFLTGMVERKCGHIINVGSVAGLYPYPGSNVYGATKAFVKQFSLNLRADLLGTRLRVTCVEPGLSSGTEYSNVRFKGDDAKAAKVYENVQALSSDDIAEAIYWAALLPPHMNINAVEIMPIQQSFGGTTIHRGEL
- a CDS encoding DUF2889 domain-containing protein, which gives rise to MLSNPKPRTPLHTREITFHGFARGDGLWDIEGHLKDYKPTPFVTGETTWQPGEAFHNMWVRLTLNDELVIQDIEVAMDGHPHPECPQAMPPMIGLIGERLGKGWRKTIQTHLGGIAGCTHLRELLNSLATAAFQSIPRALFDPDENKPPLYLGTCKSWDFNGPVVMRIYPQFYRWQDQDKKS
- a CDS encoding pseudouridine synthase — translated: MAKPISLEKILFSQGFGTRRYCSDLVYADLVKVNGVLAEDPEERIATEGLVLNVEGADWEYHEKAYIAFNKPPNYECSHKTAHHPSVYSLLPAPFVERGLQCVGRLDYDTTGLLLISDDGQFIHKMTTPKKNIGKVYEITTPEPITQSQIDHLMNGVVLDDDPKPCYATACKQLSEHVLAMTIVEGRYHQVKRMMAAVGNHVAKLHRAEIGAYVMPADLAEGQWRWLDAEDLKCLSQSVKLK